Within the Myxococcaceae bacterium JPH2 genome, the region GTAGCGCAAGTGCCAGAACAGCCCCCACACCAACAGGCCCAGGTAGGCCACCTTCGTCAGGAAGCCCAGGCCCCAGTGCACCGACAGGCTGAAGCCCAGCGTCGCCGTCGCGGGCGGGACCAGCGTCACGCCCAACAGCATCAACCCACCGATGGTGGCGTGGGTGCGGAACTGGAAGCTCCGGCGCGAGATGCGACTCGCCAGCGACCAGCCCCCCGCCCAGAGGAGCGCCACGCCCAGGGGAATCAACCCTGAGGTGATCAGGTCTCCCCAATCCGTGCGCTGGTAGTTGGTGACGTAGCCGGAGACGAGGCAGGCGAACACCAACACCAGGATGGTCGCCGAGAAGGCACGCGGCTGCTCGAAGAGGCGGGCGCGAGGAGACTCGGCCGTCCGCGCGATGACGGTGTCCTCCACCTTGTGGCTCCGCGGGCGGAAGCGCAGCACCGTGTCGCCCAGCGCCACGCGCGCGTCGGGCGTCAGCACCACCTCGGCCAGCGGGGCCCACGGCTCCACGCGGAAGGTGCCGTTCTGGCTGCCCAGGTCGCGCAACACCAGCGCGCCGTCCTCGCGGCGCTCGACGCGCAGGTGCGACGCGGACACCTTCGGGTCATCCAGGATGATGTCGTTGTCGTAGCCGCGGCCCACGCTGACGGGGAAGCGCTCCAGCCGATGCCGGGCCTGGACGCCGTCTCCCTCCAGCACCTCCAGGAAGATCACTTCGTCCACGAGAGGGCCTCCAGGTAGCGCCGCGCCAGCTTGCGGGCGTTGTCCGCGCTGAAGCCAGCCAGGGTGAGGCTGGAGTCCACGCCGCTCGTGCTCGCGTTGAGCGTGGCGGCGCGCAGCACCAGGTCATAGAGGCCCGGGAAGCGCCGGTACGCACGCAGGCACATCGACGCGCGCACGGGCAGCCCGCCCACATCCACGAACTCCGACTGACAGCGGAAGTTGGTCACGTCCTCGCGCGTGGCGGAAACGGAGTCCGGGTCCTGCGAGTACAGCGAGCTGTACAGCGACGCGAAGCGCAGCGCTCCCAACTCTCGGCTGCTCACGTGCTGGTGGAGATAGGACACCACGCCCGTGCTGTGACTGGAGGACAGGTAGATGTCCTCCTCGGATGAGCACTGGTAGTTCGTCACCGTGTAGGGCGTATCCGGCTCGTGGGCCGTGTCGCCCCAGCACTTGAGGAAGTTGTTCCACCGCCCCGGCACGCGGTAGTCGTCCAGCGGCTGCTGCGGCAGAGGCGAGGCGAGCAGCCGCTCCGTCAGCCGCTGCTGGTTCTCCAGGAGCTGTTGATGGACCACCGGCAGCAGGGACTCGTCCACCTGCTTTCGCGGGGTCTGGAGCCCACGGGCCAGCAACGCGCGCGCATGAGACACGGGCACCAGGAACCCGACTTGATTGCCCATCGTGGAGACGTTGATGCCCACCACGCGGCCCTCGCCGGTGAGCGTGGGCCCACCGCTCATGCCCGGGTTGATGGCGCCCGTGAAGTGGATGCGCTCGTACAGCGCATCCTGGACGAGTCCGTTGTACGTGCCCTCGACGATGGTGGTGCCCAGGTCACGCGGGTTGCCCATGGCGAACAGGCGTGTGCCCTGCGCCGGCTCATGATCATCCAAGGGGAAGAAGTCGGGGGCCGGCACATCCGTCTGGATGAGGGCCAGGTCGTGCACCACGTCTACGTCCAAGAGCCGCACCAGCACGGTGCCAGCGCCGCGCTCCAGCTCGGCGGTGTAGTCCTCCGGGTGGAGCACCAGGTCCGAGACCACGTGGTAGTTCGTGATGGCGTGTCCCTGCGCGCTCACGAAGAAGGCCGAGCCGATGGACGACTTCGTCCCCGAGCGCCGCTCGATGATGCGCACCTGCGCGACCCGCCCTTGAATCTTGCGGAACAGCTCGTGGGTGGCGGGCGGCAGCACGGGAGGCGGTGCCTCGGGACGCGCGGCCTCGGACGATCCGGGAGCAATGCCCGGCTCCACGGGGGCCACCACGGGCGTCTGCGCGAGCACGGCGACGGCGAAGAGGACGATCATGGGCACGGCGCACAGTACCCCAGGGGGCCCCACACAGGGACAGGACGAAGCAGGGCGGGCCGCCACGGAAGCGCCCGTCCGCGCTCAGCCACGCGGCTCGAGCACGGCGCGCCCCCGCTGTCGCCTTCGCCAGGCGGCATAGGAGGCCACCAGCGCGCCCGCCAGTGTCCCCGCCAGCGCGCCAGCGACCCGCCGGGGCACCACGCCCGCGACAGGAGGCTCCATCCGGAAGGTCTCCAACGAGGCGCGCACTTGAGGCGCCAGCGTCTCCCAGCGCTCCGCGGGAGCGCTCACCGTCACCACCGCGTGGCGCCCCTCCGAGGCCAGCGCCGTCACCAGCACCGCGCGCACCTGCCCCGACTCGCGCAGCGTGCCCAGCACCTCCACCCGAGGCACCGGCCCCCCCACCCGGTCCACCCGCTCGGGCGACAACGTCAGGCCCAGCTCCCGGAGGAAATGTCCCGGCACGGCCGAGGCGAACGCGTCCCGCTCGGAAGGGCTGGCGGAGAAGCCCTGCTCTACCACCGACACCAGCAGCGTGGCGGCCTCCGCGCCCTCGCCATCCGTCAGCACCGCGGACAGGCTGCGCGCCTCCCCGGGCTCGAGCGACACCGCGCCCACGCGCGAGCCGGCGTAGCGCTCCCAGCCCGTCATCCGGAAGGACGCCGGGGGCCGGAAGCTGTAACCATCCCGGCGCAGCTCGGCGCCGAGCGCCCCCGGCTGCACCACCACCATCAGCGTCAGAAGCGGCAACACCACGCGGCGAGCATAGCCCGCGTCGCCTTCCCGCCCGTATTCCAGGAAGTCCCGCGCGCCTGCTTCCTCGTGTGACATCCCCGTCGGGCGCGGCTAACGTTCGCGCCCCGATGACTCCAGCCGCCAGGGCCGAATTGGAGGCGCGCGCCGACCGCGCCCTGCGCCGTGGCGAACTCGCCGAGGCCCTCGGCCTGTTCGAGCAGCTCGCTCGTGCGTTCCCCTCGGAGGAGGGGCTCGCCCACAAGCTCGTGCTGGTGCGCGAGTCGCTCCAGCCGCACGAGCTGCAGCACCTCCAGAATCGCCCGCGCGAGCCGCATGAGCTGCCCTCGCTCGGCCCCTCCTCACCCATGCAGGAAGGCGAGCGCCTCTTCGCGCTGGGGGACTATGTGGGCGCGGCCGCCGCCTACCGCCGCGCGCTCCAGGAGCGCCCCGGCAACGAGCTGCTCCAGGAGCGCCTCCTGGAGTTGTACGAGCTTGCCCGCGCCCTGCCCGTCCAGTCGCCCACGGACAAGGCCCTCCCGCCGGAGCCCGAGGACAAGCTCCAGGCCCTGCTGGATCGGCTGGCCTCCCGGCGCCGCCTCAAGCGCGACTGAAGTGCCCCATCTCCCTGGCACCGGGAGATCCGACGTGGTGCGTATTCACGCGTTGCGCCCCCCGGAGCGCGCTCCTACAATCCGCCCCCGACGTCGCTGTCATAGCGCGGCCCCAACCTTGTGACACCCACGTCCGACTTGACTCGTGACCATGACCCGACCCCTGCGACTCGGAGTCCTCACCGGTGGTGGTGACTGCCCGGGGCTCAACGCCCTCATCCGGGGCCTCGTCCGCCGCGGCGCGCACGAGTTCGGCCACGAGTTCGTGGGCATCGAGAACGGCTTCATGGGGCTGTGCGAGCCGGAGCTCATCCGCCCGCTCGGCGTGGAGGACACGCGCGGCATCCTGCCCAAGGGCGGCACCATCCTGGGCACGTCCAACCGGGCCAACCCCTTCGCCTACGCCCTGCGCGAGGGCGACCACTGGGTGGAGCGGGACGTGTCGGACCGGGTGCTGCGCCGCTGCGAGGAGCTGGGCCTGGATGGGCTCGTCGCCATCGGCGGAGACGGCACGCTGTCCATCGGGCACCGCCTGGCGGAGAAGGGGCTGAAGGTCGTCGGGTGTCCGAAGACCATCGACAACGACTTGTCCGGCACGGACCAGACGTTCGGCTTCGACACCGCGCGGCTCATCGTCACCGAGGCGTTGGATCGCCTGCACTCCACCGCCGAGTCGCATGACCGGGTGATGGTCGTGGAGATCATGGGCCGGCACGCCGGCTTCCTCACGCTGGACAGCGGCATCGCGGGCGGCGCGGACGTCATCCTGCTTCCGGAGATTCCGTACCGCGTGGAGTCCATCGTGGAGAAGATCCACCGCCGGGCCACGCGCCGGCGCAGCTTCTCCATCATCGCCATCTCCGAGGGCGCCTTCCCCGAGGGCGGCACGCTCGCCGTGCAGGAGAAGGCCGAGGACATTCCGGGACGCGGCGTGGTGCGGCTGGGTGGCGCGGGCAAGGTGTGCGCGGACTTGCTGGCGAAGCACATCGACGCGGAGATCCGCGTCACGGTGCTGGGCCACCTGCAACGCGGTGGCAGTCCCAGCGCGGCGGACCGCGTGCTGGCCACGCGCTACGGCTGCAAGGTGTTGGACCTGGTGCGCGACGGGCAGTGGGGCCACATGGTGGCGCTGCGCAACAACGACATCGTCGCGGTGCCGCTGAGTGAGTCGCGCAAGGAGCGCCGGGTGGATCCGCACGGGGAGCTGGTGCGGTTCGCCAAGAGCATGGGAATCGGATTCGGGGACTGAGTCGAGGGAGGAGGGGTAACGCGAACCATGACGCTCATCGGCCGCCATATCGGTCGCTATCGCATCCTGGAGGAGCTGGGCTCCGGGGGCATGAGCGTCGTGTACAAGGGGCTCGACACCGCGCTCGATCGCGAAGTCGCCGTGAAGGTGCTGCACCCGCACCTGGCCGGCAAGGACGAGTCGCGCAAGCGCCTGGCGCGCGAGGCCCGCGCGGTGGCCAAGCTGCACCACCCCAACATCCTCGAGGTGTTCGACTTCTCCCCCGCCGAGGCGAACGACGCCTTCATCGTCACCGAGTACATCCGGGGCCGCACGCTCAAGACGTACCTGGACGAAGGCGCGCTGGAGCCGCCCGAGCTGGCGGCGATGATCATCCACGAGCTGGCCGCGGCGCTCGCCCACGCGCACGAGTCCGGCGTCATCCACCGCGACCTCAAGCCCGACAACGTCATGGTGCGCGAGGACGGCGTCCTCAAGCTGATGGACTTCGGCATCGCGCGGCTGCTCGACATCGAGGAGCGGATGACCGTCACGGGCACGCTCGTGGGCTCGCCCGCGCACATGTCCCCGGAGATCATCGAGGGCCTGGAGGCGGGCCCCGAGGCCGACGTCTTCAGCCTGGGCATCATGTTCTATGCCCTGCTCACCGGCCGCCTGCCCTTCAGCGCGCCCAACACCACCGCCACCCTCAAGCGCATCCTCGACGGCGCCTACGAGGATCCGCGGCGGCGCGTGCCCTCGCTGTCCGACGAGCTGGCGGAGATCTGCGCCCTCTGTCTTCAGCGCGACCCTCGCCGCCGGTACTCGGACGCGGGACAGCTCCGCGACGCGCTCGCGGACTACCTCACCGGCCTGGGCTTCCCGCGCGTGGGCGAAGAGCTGGTGTCGT harbors:
- a CDS encoding FHA domain-containing protein, whose product is MDEVIFLEVLEGDGVQARHRLERFPVSVGRGYDNDIILDDPKVSASHLRVERREDGALVLRDLGSQNGTFRVEPWAPLAEVVLTPDARVALGDTVLRFRPRSHKVEDTVIARTAESPRARLFEQPRAFSATILVLVFACLVSGYVTNYQRTDWGDLITSGLIPLGVALLWAGGWSLASRISRRSFQFRTHATIGGLMLLGVTLVPPATATLGFSLSVHWGLGFLTKVAYLGLLVWGLFWHLRYVTRWEPRRLLRVLVVGSGVFLALTHIPTLLANEEFSPELDFSRSMLPPSFRMARTQSLDSFFQDSSQLQKDVDSLAQEE
- a CDS encoding trypsin-like peptidase domain-containing protein — its product is MIVLFAVAVLAQTPVVAPVEPGIAPGSSEAARPEAPPPVLPPATHELFRKIQGRVAQVRIIERRSGTKSSIGSAFFVSAQGHAITNYHVVSDLVLHPEDYTAELERGAGTVLVRLLDVDVVHDLALIQTDVPAPDFFPLDDHEPAQGTRLFAMGNPRDLGTTIVEGTYNGLVQDALYERIHFTGAINPGMSGGPTLTGEGRVVGINVSTMGNQVGFLVPVSHARALLARGLQTPRKQVDESLLPVVHQQLLENQQRLTERLLASPLPQQPLDDYRVPGRWNNFLKCWGDTAHEPDTPYTVTNYQCSSEEDIYLSSSHSTGVVSYLHQHVSSRELGALRFASLYSSLYSQDPDSVSATREDVTNFRCQSEFVDVGGLPVRASMCLRAYRRFPGLYDLVLRAATLNASTSGVDSSLTLAGFSADNARKLARRYLEALSWTK
- a CDS encoding 6-phosphofructokinase, which produces MTRPLRLGVLTGGGDCPGLNALIRGLVRRGAHEFGHEFVGIENGFMGLCEPELIRPLGVEDTRGILPKGGTILGTSNRANPFAYALREGDHWVERDVSDRVLRRCEELGLDGLVAIGGDGTLSIGHRLAEKGLKVVGCPKTIDNDLSGTDQTFGFDTARLIVTEALDRLHSTAESHDRVMVVEIMGRHAGFLTLDSGIAGGADVILLPEIPYRVESIVEKIHRRATRRRSFSIIAISEGAFPEGGTLAVQEKAEDIPGRGVVRLGGAGKVCADLLAKHIDAEIRVTVLGHLQRGGSPSAADRVLATRYGCKVLDLVRDGQWGHMVALRNNDIVAVPLSESRKERRVDPHGELVRFAKSMGIGFGD